From a region of the Caldalkalibacillus thermarum genome:
- the cbiB gene encoding adenosylcobinamide-phosphate synthase CbiB: MLSGLNPSWTHVLVVIVGAVGLDLVLGDPRRFPHPVRWMGRLIAYLDRKWNKGSARRLKGIGLLVTVVCTAGGLSWFSVWAAYRLQPVLGVVLEISLVWSCIAIKSLHQAAMDVYRPLKAGQLKLARCKLGEIVGRDTERLSEKEVARGAVETVAENSVDAITAPLFWTLLGGAPLAMVYRAVNTLDAMVGYKHERYREFGWASARMDDVFNWLPARLTAIAMWGAAWTLRFTPIPREGWMVRTKGAWKVTFRDAPRHPSPNSGWPEAMMAALLGVQLGGTNYYQGVPSHRPVLGEARRLLTADDISRSVWVMHGTWLLFSTMLLLVLCLWG, from the coding sequence ATGCTGAGCGGACTGAATCCCTCCTGGACTCATGTGCTGGTGGTGATCGTCGGAGCGGTCGGGCTTGATCTTGTGCTGGGTGATCCCCGCCGTTTTCCCCATCCGGTACGCTGGATGGGGCGCCTGATCGCTTATCTGGACCGGAAGTGGAACAAGGGAAGCGCCCGCAGGTTAAAGGGAATAGGGCTGTTGGTTACAGTGGTCTGTACCGCGGGCGGGTTAAGTTGGTTTAGCGTATGGGCCGCATACCGGTTGCAACCGGTATTAGGGGTTGTGCTGGAAATATCCCTGGTTTGGTCATGCATCGCCATTAAAAGCTTGCATCAGGCCGCTATGGACGTTTACCGGCCGCTTAAAGCAGGTCAGCTAAAGCTGGCCCGGTGCAAACTGGGAGAGATTGTAGGCCGGGATACAGAGCGTTTAAGTGAGAAGGAAGTGGCCCGAGGAGCGGTGGAAACAGTGGCTGAAAACAGTGTGGATGCCATTACGGCCCCTTTGTTCTGGACCCTGCTGGGCGGAGCGCCCCTGGCGATGGTTTACCGGGCGGTCAACACGCTGGATGCCATGGTCGGCTACAAGCATGAACGCTACCGGGAATTTGGCTGGGCTTCTGCCAGAATGGATGATGTGTTTAACTGGCTGCCAGCCCGTTTAACCGCTATAGCCATGTGGGGGGCCGCCTGGACGCTCCGTTTCACCCCCATCCCACGGGAAGGGTGGATGGTCAGGACGAAGGGGGCGTGGAAGGTCACCTTCAGGGATGCTCCCCGGCATCCCAGCCCCAACAGCGGGTGGCCGGAAGCGATGATGGCCGCCCTCCTGGGCGTCCAGCTGGGAGGCACCAATTATTATCAAGGGGTTCCTTCTCACCGCCCGGTCTTGGGTGAGGCGCGCCGGCTCCTTACAGCCGATGACATCAGCCGCAGTGTGTGGGTGATGCACGGCACATGGCTCTTGTTCAGCACAATGCTTCTTCTTGTCTTATGCTTATGGGGTTGA
- a CDS encoding ABC transporter substrate-binding protein: MLHINWKKLGLLAVMLTLVMVVAAACGTATGGDNGAEPEEAVEGKEQEAQEETEKSQAEFPVTIVDGAGNEVTIESEPETLITMIPSITETVYALGVGDKVIAVDDFSNYPEEALEKEKVGGQEINVEKVLSLMPDVIFVTEYHQANHADVLDQFKEAGITVVVIDTSATQFEDVYESIRLIAQVTGTVEEAEQLVSELESRLAEIKAQTEAVEEPKKVWVEVSPRPDIYTPGTGTFMHEMLEAINAINVAATAGVEGWATLTEEEIVQLEPDVIITTYGYYVDNPVEEVLSRDGWAEVPAVQEEQVFDVDNDTVTRPGPRIMDGVETLAKLIYPEIFAE, from the coding sequence ATGTTACACATCAACTGGAAAAAGTTAGGATTATTAGCCGTTATGCTGACCTTGGTCATGGTTGTAGCCGCAGCGTGCGGAACGGCAACCGGTGGGGATAACGGTGCTGAGCCGGAAGAGGCTGTAGAAGGCAAGGAGCAAGAAGCTCAAGAAGAAACTGAGAAAAGCCAAGCGGAGTTTCCGGTGACCATTGTGGATGGTGCAGGAAACGAGGTGACAATTGAGTCTGAGCCAGAGACCTTGATCACGATGATCCCCAGCATTACCGAAACCGTATATGCCTTAGGTGTGGGGGATAAAGTCATTGCAGTCGATGATTTTTCCAATTATCCGGAGGAAGCCCTGGAGAAAGAGAAAGTGGGCGGCCAAGAGATCAATGTGGAAAAAGTGTTAAGTTTAATGCCTGATGTGATCTTTGTCACCGAATACCATCAGGCGAACCATGCTGATGTGCTGGATCAGTTTAAAGAGGCTGGTATCACGGTTGTGGTGATTGACACCAGTGCCACACAGTTTGAAGATGTATACGAATCGATTCGCCTTATTGCCCAGGTGACCGGTACGGTTGAAGAGGCTGAACAGCTTGTCAGTGAGCTGGAAAGCCGCTTGGCTGAGATTAAAGCTCAGACGGAAGCCGTAGAGGAACCTAAAAAAGTGTGGGTAGAAGTGTCGCCCCGTCCCGATATTTACACGCCAGGCACAGGCACCTTTATGCATGAAATGCTGGAAGCGATCAATGCCATCAATGTAGCGGCCACTGCTGGTGTAGAGGGATGGGCCACCTTAACCGAGGAGGAGATCGTTCAGCTTGAACCGGATGTGATTATTACCACTTATGGGTACTATGTGGACAATCCGGTGGAAGAAGTGTTAAGCCGTGACGGATGGGCTGAGGTGCCTGCCGTTCAAGAGGAGCAGGTGTTTGACGTAGACAACGATACGGTGACCCGGCCGGGACCACGCATTATGGATGGGGTGGAGACCCTTGCCAAACTCATTTATCCAGAGATTTTTGCTGAATAA
- the putP gene encoding sodium/proline symporter PutP — translation MSATYLTFLAYLIGMLIIGIYTYRLTNTLSDYVLGGRKLNSWVAALSAQASDMSGWLLLGLPGAAYASGMGMWSIWIAIGLATGTMINWQYVAKRLRRYTEIAGDAITLSEYFANRFKDRSQLLRVISAVFILVFFLFYTASGLVAGGKLFEATFGIDYSTALIIGALVIVGYTFLGGFLAVSLTDFVQGTLMFIALLVAPVVAISYVGGVDALFTKIGAANPDLLDVAADVNFVDGVWESVGTLSVVGIISALAWGLGYFGQPHILARFMAIRSDRDIPAARLISVIWVVITLYGAIIVGFVGIAMFSGDQALADPETVFLVMVQTIFNPWVAGILLAAVLAAIMSTIDSQLLVSSSALTEDFYRTFFRRNATEKELVWIGRLAVLVIALIALMLAWDKDNTVLGLVAYAWAGFGAAFGPAVLFSLFWKRMTGGGAMAGIISGGLTVILWEYTPFELYSIVPGFIISSIMIVLVSLVDQEPSQEIQDEFEQVKRPLQQR, via the coding sequence GTGAGTGCAACCTATTTGACGTTTCTCGCCTATCTCATCGGAATGTTAATTATTGGGATTTATACGTATCGCCTGACCAATACTTTATCCGACTATGTTCTGGGGGGAAGAAAATTAAACAGCTGGGTGGCAGCCTTGTCGGCTCAGGCCAGTGATATGAGCGGCTGGTTGCTCTTAGGCTTGCCCGGTGCTGCGTATGCGTCAGGAATGGGGATGTGGAGCATCTGGATCGCGATTGGTCTGGCGACGGGAACCATGATTAACTGGCAGTATGTAGCCAAACGTTTGCGCCGTTATACGGAAATCGCCGGTGATGCCATCACGCTGTCAGAATATTTTGCTAACCGCTTCAAAGACAGAAGCCAGTTGTTGCGCGTCATTTCTGCGGTCTTTATTTTGGTTTTTTTCCTCTTTTATACGGCTTCCGGTCTTGTGGCGGGAGGCAAGCTGTTTGAAGCTACTTTTGGTATTGATTATTCAACCGCGTTGATCATCGGCGCGCTGGTGATCGTGGGCTACACCTTCCTGGGCGGTTTTTTGGCGGTAAGCTTGACGGACTTTGTCCAAGGCACATTGATGTTTATTGCGCTGCTTGTGGCCCCTGTTGTGGCTATCAGTTATGTCGGCGGTGTTGATGCTCTGTTTACGAAGATCGGTGCAGCCAATCCGGACCTGTTAGATGTGGCAGCCGATGTGAACTTCGTTGATGGTGTGTGGGAATCGGTCGGCACCTTAAGTGTGGTAGGGATTATTTCCGCTTTGGCCTGGGGATTGGGTTATTTTGGGCAGCCCCATATTTTGGCCCGCTTTATGGCTATCCGCTCTGACCGGGATATTCCTGCGGCACGGCTGATCTCCGTGATCTGGGTGGTGATCACTTTATATGGTGCCATCATCGTTGGTTTTGTGGGCATAGCCATGTTTAGCGGTGATCAGGCCTTGGCTGACCCCGAGACCGTCTTCCTGGTCATGGTGCAGACAATCTTTAACCCGTGGGTAGCGGGTATACTCCTGGCTGCTGTTTTGGCTGCCATTATGAGTACCATAGACTCTCAGCTTCTGGTTTCTTCAAGTGCCCTGACGGAGGACTTTTACCGTACCTTTTTCCGCCGCAACGCAACAGAAAAAGAGCTGGTGTGGATTGGGCGTTTGGCGGTTCTTGTGATTGCCCTTATCGCCCTGATGTTAGCCTGGGATAAAGACAATACTGTTTTGGGTTTGGTGGCTTATGCCTGGGCTGGATTTGGTGCCGCATTTGGGCCGGCAGTCTTGTTCTCCCTGTTCTGGAAGCGGATGACCGGAGGCGGTGCGATGGCCGGTATCATTTCTGGCGGTTTAACCGTGATTTTGTGGGAGTACACACCCTTTGAACTGTATAGCATTGTGCCTGGGTTCATCATCTCTTCCATCATGATCGTGCTGGTCAGCTTGGTGGATCAGGAACCTTCCCAAGAAATTCAAGATGAATTTGAACAGGTCAAACGTCCGCTACAACAACGTTAA
- a CDS encoding adenosylcobinamide amidohydrolase, whose translation MMELRQVSGGYEEFKVQEVNLTLRQGEFFALLGPNGSGKSTLLKLMTGVLPPESGEILLNGIPLDRYGSKEKAKLVSVLGQEEHVAFDFSVEEIVALGRYPYQRGLVNWHSAQDERVIREAMAATDVERYRQQAFRLLSGGEKQRVLLAKALAQEPQLLFLDEPTNHLDLKHTFSLLTLLKEWQRTKGLTVFAILHDLNVAALYADRLGLMKDGRLQVVDDVHVLKDEDRIEQTYRVQVNAQAHPRLDKPQFMLTPDEEQGPSSLSLLESYHLTQDQQLLHISFDRPLKVMANSVWGSGINWASHFCNFHVPKQYHCANPQADIKRWLEERDIPVQQAVGMMTAVELKDYALVAREAAPYQLLAVVTAGVGNAVDISQTHDLNTLSQIGTINTMVFIDGHLTDGAFVNAVMTVTEAKTKALHTLKVKDKATGTIATGTSTDSIVIAATQQGEPTPYAGSATVLGKALGQLVYQATLQAVQNYWRSMSTTNLGKRQDG comes from the coding sequence ATGATGGAACTGCGTCAGGTGAGCGGGGGTTATGAAGAATTTAAGGTTCAAGAGGTTAATCTCACCTTGCGCCAAGGGGAGTTTTTTGCGCTCTTGGGCCCCAACGGCAGCGGCAAATCCACGTTGCTGAAGCTGATGACCGGGGTGTTACCGCCGGAAAGCGGAGAGATTCTTTTAAACGGCATTCCCCTGGACCGTTACGGCAGCAAAGAAAAGGCGAAGCTGGTCAGCGTGCTGGGGCAAGAGGAGCATGTCGCTTTTGATTTCAGTGTGGAAGAAATTGTGGCCCTGGGCCGCTATCCCTATCAGCGCGGTTTAGTGAATTGGCACTCGGCCCAAGATGAACGGGTGATCAGGGAAGCGATGGCCGCCACTGATGTGGAGCGCTACCGCCAGCAAGCCTTTCGCCTGTTAAGCGGAGGAGAAAAACAGCGGGTGCTGCTGGCCAAAGCGTTGGCCCAGGAGCCCCAGTTGCTTTTCCTGGATGAGCCGACCAACCATCTTGATTTAAAGCACACTTTCAGCCTGCTCACCCTGTTAAAAGAGTGGCAGCGCACGAAAGGGTTGACGGTATTTGCCATTTTGCACGACCTGAATGTGGCCGCTTTGTATGCCGACCGGCTGGGCCTGATGAAGGACGGCCGGCTGCAAGTGGTTGATGATGTGCATGTGCTGAAAGATGAGGACCGCATTGAACAGACGTACAGGGTGCAGGTAAATGCCCAGGCCCATCCCCGGCTGGATAAACCCCAGTTTATGCTTACCCCTGATGAAGAGCAGGGCCCGAGCTCTCTCTCCCTGTTGGAGAGTTATCATTTAACACAGGATCAGCAGTTGTTGCACATCAGCTTTGACCGTCCGCTAAAAGTAATGGCCAACAGCGTGTGGGGAAGCGGAATCAATTGGGCCTCCCATTTTTGCAATTTCCATGTACCCAAACAGTATCATTGTGCCAACCCGCAAGCGGACATCAAGCGCTGGCTGGAAGAACGGGACATTCCTGTCCAACAAGCTGTGGGCATGATGACGGCTGTGGAATTAAAAGATTACGCGCTTGTGGCGCGGGAAGCAGCCCCCTATCAACTGCTGGCAGTCGTCACAGCGGGGGTAGGCAATGCGGTGGATATTTCCCAAACCCATGACCTGAACACGCTCAGCCAAATCGGAACCATCAACACCATGGTGTTTATTGATGGCCATCTGACAGACGGCGCTTTCGTTAACGCGGTGATGACGGTCACAGAAGCCAAAACAAAAGCATTGCACACCCTTAAGGTCAAAGACAAGGCCACTGGAACCATAGCCACCGGCACCTCGACGGACAGTATTGTGATTGCCGCCACCCAGCAGGGGGAGCCCACCCCTTATGCCGGTTCAGCCACGGTGCTGGGCAAAGCACTGGGCCAACTGGTTTACCAGGCTACGCTCCAAGCGGTACAAAATTATTGGCGCAGCATGTCAACCACAAATTTGGGGAAAAGGCAGGACGGGTAA
- the cobD gene encoding threonine-phosphate decarboxylase CobD → MQWPSHGGQPERLRKMFGLAAARPVLDFSANLNPLGPPDDVPELLAKAFDQVRRYPDPHYEEPRQAIARAEGVPDGQVLLTNGGAEAIFLVAHWLQGKRALLVHPTFGEYERACRQHGLKVTSLFLANPPCFEWPLEQIVEHLADADVLFVAHPNNPTGTMLRPSALHLILEAARQHDCYVVIDEAFVDFLPQHASCTPWLREHPHLILLRSLTKMFTIPGLRLGYVLADEAVIRELAERQMPWSVNALAANLLPHLLANHEFIARTRRWLAVETDYLKSSLSALGFETSPFNANFYLVRDGRAGRWSKEKAVTEAERLLAFLLGRGIVARHTHTFKGLEGGWLRLAVRSREENAQLIRSLSDWMEQS, encoded by the coding sequence GTGCAATGGCCAAGTCACGGCGGACAGCCTGAGCGTCTGAGGAAGATGTTCGGGTTAGCTGCCGCCCGTCCTGTTTTGGATTTCAGCGCCAACTTAAATCCGTTGGGTCCTCCAGATGATGTGCCAGAGCTCTTGGCTAAGGCATTTGATCAGGTCCGCCGTTATCCTGATCCGCACTACGAAGAGCCGCGCCAGGCCATCGCCCGTGCGGAAGGGGTGCCAGATGGCCAGGTGCTTTTGACCAACGGCGGAGCGGAAGCCATTTTTCTCGTAGCCCATTGGTTACAGGGGAAAAGAGCCTTGTTGGTTCACCCTACATTTGGAGAGTATGAGCGGGCCTGCCGGCAGCATGGGCTTAAAGTGACGTCTTTGTTTCTTGCTAACCCGCCTTGCTTTGAATGGCCCCTTGAGCAGATTGTGGAACACCTGGCTGATGCGGATGTCCTATTTGTGGCTCATCCCAATAATCCAACAGGCACTATGCTTCGTCCTTCTGCACTGCATTTGATTCTGGAAGCGGCCCGGCAGCATGACTGTTATGTGGTGATTGATGAAGCATTTGTTGATTTTTTGCCCCAGCACGCCTCCTGCACACCTTGGTTAAGGGAGCATCCCCATTTGATTCTGTTGCGTTCCCTGACCAAAATGTTCACCATTCCCGGACTCAGGCTGGGATATGTTTTGGCAGATGAGGCCGTCATACGGGAGCTGGCCGAGCGGCAGATGCCCTGGAGTGTGAATGCTCTGGCAGCCAACTTGCTTCCTCACTTGTTGGCCAACCATGAATTTATAGCGCGCACCCGGCGCTGGCTGGCTGTTGAAACCGATTACTTAAAATCGTCTTTGTCAGCTTTGGGATTTGAAACCTCCCCTTTCAATGCCAATTTTTATTTGGTGCGGGATGGCAGAGCAGGCCGCTGGAGTAAGGAAAAAGCGGTCACAGAAGCGGAAAGATTGCTGGCTTTTCTGTTAGGCCGGGGGATTGTGGCCCGCCACACGCACACTTTCAAAGGCTTGGAGGGCGGATGGCTCCGTTTGGCCGTTCGTTCCCGGGAGGAAAATGCTCAGCTTATCAGGTCCCTTTCAGATTGGATGGAACAATCATGA
- the cobS gene encoding adenosylcobinamide-GDP ribazoletransferase: MDGKRSVSIREMGDGILIAFQFLTTLPLPGRPEWQPHILNWALRAYPLVGLVVGALLGSLVLLLGPFAPVWVLTLVLLTAWMVLTGGLHLDGWMDVADAIGSRAPLEKKIAIMKDPHVGSFAVVGLLLLLVWKAVFLFGLVDIGLQRGQPGALMVMLMAVPALSRWGVLVCLGQLKPFRQEGLAWLWHLSLKKRDLAWGFVPLGVLLCFQPWLILLFVSYLLFLAGWIYWCKRQFGGVNGDLLGAAIEGGELWGLFTLFIFIWSGMA; the protein is encoded by the coding sequence ATGGACGGGAAGCGAAGCGTGAGCATCAGGGAGATGGGGGACGGCATACTTATCGCCTTTCAATTTTTAACCACATTGCCGCTGCCTGGCCGTCCAGAGTGGCAGCCGCACATCTTAAACTGGGCTTTAAGGGCGTACCCGCTGGTGGGACTTGTGGTGGGCGCCCTGCTCGGCAGTCTGGTTTTACTCCTTGGTCCGTTTGCGCCGGTATGGGTGCTCACTTTGGTCCTGCTCACGGCCTGGATGGTGCTGACCGGGGGATTGCATCTGGACGGCTGGATGGATGTGGCTGATGCCATCGGTTCCCGGGCTCCGCTGGAGAAAAAAATAGCCATTATGAAGGATCCCCATGTAGGCAGCTTCGCGGTCGTTGGCCTGTTGTTGTTGCTTGTGTGGAAGGCCGTTTTTCTGTTTGGTCTGGTGGATATTGGGCTTCAGCGCGGGCAGCCGGGTGCGCTCATGGTGATGCTGATGGCTGTTCCCGCCCTTTCCCGCTGGGGGGTGCTGGTTTGTTTGGGACAGCTTAAGCCTTTCAGACAGGAGGGACTGGCCTGGTTGTGGCACCTCAGCCTGAAAAAAAGGGATCTGGCCTGGGGGTTCGTGCCCCTTGGGGTGCTGCTCTGTTTTCAACCGTGGCTCATTCTGCTGTTTGTCAGTTACCTCCTTTTTCTGGCGGGATGGATCTACTGGTGCAAGAGACAATTTGGCGGTGTCAACGGGGATTTGTTAGGGGCTGCGATTGAGGGGGGCGAGTTATGGGGACTGTTTACGCTGTTCATCTTTATCTGGTCCGGCATGGCGTGA
- a CDS encoding FecCD family ABC transporter permease, with translation MPNSFIQRFLLNKGWLYILSGGLAVAAALLALFVSSVPVPVRDIVHIILHQLTGLALADDIPPNVKMIIWEIRLPRVLLAFGVGAALALSGAAFQGLLRNPLADPYTIGVSSGAALGAVLVIFFQFSLFGLFTLPLFAILGGLFALLMVFGLTRLSGRGLAIETIVLAGIIISAFIGSFISLIIALSGEELRHILYWLFGSVGMRGWRYVLLFLPFLLVGAVLLLLHHRDLNALALGEDSASHVGVDVHRSKLWILTGASLLTGSAVAVSGTIGFVGLVIPHVVRLVAGPDHKHVLPLSILIGGSFLVLADLLARTLIAPRELPVGVITALVGAPVFAFLLIRERAGKGFLR, from the coding sequence TTGCCAAACTCATTTATCCAGAGATTTTTGCTGAATAAGGGCTGGCTGTATATTTTGAGCGGAGGGTTGGCCGTGGCGGCCGCTCTCCTGGCCCTGTTTGTCAGCAGCGTTCCCGTTCCGGTGAGGGACATTGTGCATATTATCCTCCACCAGCTGACCGGGTTGGCGTTAGCGGATGATATTCCGCCCAATGTGAAGATGATCATTTGGGAGATTCGCCTGCCCAGAGTGTTGCTGGCTTTTGGGGTGGGTGCCGCTTTGGCTCTCAGCGGGGCCGCTTTTCAGGGCTTGCTGCGCAATCCGCTGGCTGATCCTTACACCATTGGTGTTTCCTCCGGTGCGGCCTTGGGGGCAGTGCTGGTTATTTTTTTTCAATTCAGTTTATTCGGCTTGTTTACCCTGCCTCTGTTTGCCATTCTGGGCGGCTTATTTGCTTTGCTGATGGTGTTTGGGCTGACCCGTTTGTCCGGGAGAGGGCTGGCCATTGAAACCATTGTGCTGGCCGGCATCATTATCAGTGCTTTTATCGGGTCGTTTATCTCCCTGATTATCGCTTTAAGCGGTGAGGAGCTGCGCCATATCTTGTATTGGTTGTTTGGCAGTGTGGGTATGAGAGGATGGCGTTATGTCCTCTTATTTCTGCCCTTTCTGCTGGTGGGCGCGGTGCTGTTGCTCCTTCACCACCGGGACTTGAATGCCCTGGCACTGGGGGAAGATTCAGCCTCCCATGTCGGGGTGGATGTCCACCGCAGCAAACTGTGGATCTTGACCGGCGCCTCCCTTTTGACCGGATCGGCAGTGGCGGTGTCTGGAACCATCGGTTTTGTGGGGCTGGTGATTCCCCATGTGGTCCGCCTGGTAGCAGGGCCTGATCATAAGCATGTGCTTCCGCTGTCCATTTTGATCGGCGGCAGCTTTTTGGTTTTGGCCGACTTGCTGGCCAGAACCCTGATTGCGCCGCGGGAATTGCCGGTTGGTGTGATTACGGCGTTGGTAGGTGCCCCGGTGTTTGCCTTCCTTCTGATCAGAGAACGGGCCGGAAAGGGGTTTTTAAGATGA
- a CDS encoding bifunctional adenosylcobinamide kinase/adenosylcobinamide-phosphate guanylyltransferase codes for MIIFISGGARSGKSSYAESLCMQLARPGTPLIYLATARPLDAEMKQRIRRHRQGRARCWQTVEEGKDLNRVLKHCARGSIVLVDCLTIWLSFLLFEEGLPVVHILAKARRMLATARQKQLTLVLVSNDVNEGIPPADREVARYIYALERLHRLCVAEADHAIQVVAGQVLSWKGEQRWTGSEA; via the coding sequence ATGATCATCTTCATTTCAGGAGGCGCCCGTTCAGGTAAAAGCAGCTATGCCGAGTCCCTGTGCATGCAGTTGGCCAGACCCGGCACACCCCTGATTTATCTGGCCACTGCCCGTCCCCTAGATGCAGAAATGAAACAACGGATCAGGCGCCACCGCCAAGGGCGTGCCAGATGCTGGCAAACCGTAGAAGAAGGAAAGGATCTGAACCGGGTCTTGAAGCACTGTGCAAGAGGGAGCATCGTCCTGGTCGATTGTTTAACCATTTGGCTGAGCTTTCTGTTATTTGAAGAGGGGCTGCCAGTGGTGCACATTCTGGCCAAGGCCAGACGAATGCTGGCCACAGCCCGCCAAAAACAACTGACGCTGGTTTTGGTTTCCAACGATGTGAATGAGGGGATTCCACCTGCTGATCGTGAAGTGGCACGCTACATCTATGCCTTGGAACGATTGCATCGCCTGTGTGTGGCCGAAGCGGACCACGCGATTCAGGTGGTGGCGGGGCAAGTGCTGAGCTGGAAAGGAGAACAGCGATGGACGGGAAGCGAAGCGTGA